One genomic region from Anopheles bellator chromosome 2, idAnoBellAS_SP24_06.2, whole genome shotgun sequence encodes:
- the LOC131207216 gene encoding YTH domain-containing family protein produces the protein MSTVSDQRMKGSGNHGNGDYNSWSAQVNHGPGGVGHQKKSNDDYYRNHGAYHDSVKNVEHGMQGLGVGSMHSSNHSAGSNSTSKHYQQQQQQKEAPKKMTWASIASQPAKPQVNTISTTVKKKGPGMPPPPMIPGKHNMDIGTWDSPSKNGSAMVAPTPPPIIPPPVIEPSPLAESAQLKSGGGGPGGDRSQLHHPSHHDSHRQNTGPAGMQSSRWPTLGQAQVQQQQQHSTAGGSMSSQQQQQAPNSRSNNHSSQYPPHAPQQHSLGSHSYNQSHPQGPAHPTNSHSLSRNHSNAGYGGPAGGSAMGDRHMGGGVGNNSGYHHHGGQHHHHGGGASSQPQQRHHMDQPSVGSSYHNQSGRPTGGPPNHHGGPGGNYQSPPATTERVRYGSDSVDNSSSTSVGGGAGGSGVGLTPSVSANSSGHARSPSPSNDAELASKLLQSQMILDQLKTKNNYNPSTLDILKTADLARFFVIKSYSEDDIHRSIKYEIWCSTEHGNQRLDQAFREREEKDGMVYLFFSVNGSGHFCGVAQMMTAVDYNSNSSVWSQDKWKGTFKVRWIYVKDVPNSHLRHIRLENNENKSMTNSRDTQEVPNAKGIQALQVIHSFEHQSSIFDDFQHYEKRQLEEDTRKHEAPPPSNHSYHNRRENQGQYYDGPGKYHGSGGSSGGYGKYNDRGGGDDGYDGYGRGGGYHGGSGYNKGGSSSYGGYNNRGNYNHHDNNGGGRGYQSYDRRNNNGSGGGGSNNNGEDHHDNGAGNGGGGGGYHSRGGYNNRPRDFYREERRGPNDYGRPRPSNNDYDGGRDSGDGGGIYRSGGGGGDRDRGSSRDHYRDRNVRSAPATNNQQHRGSGSGGSASNIYRNPN, from the exons ATGTCAACCGTGTCAGATCAG CGGATGAAAGGATCAGGAAATCATG GAAACGGCGATTATAATTCTTGGAGTGCGCAAGTGAATCACGGACCAGGTGGCGTCGGACATCAGAAAAAGTCGAACGATGACTACTACCGTAATCATGGGGCTTACCACGATAGTGTCAAG AATGTCGAGCACGGTATGCAAGGACTTGGAGTCGGTTCCATGCACAGTAGCAACCATTCGGCGGGCAGCAACTCCACATCGAAACActatcagcaacagcagcagcaaaaggaaGCTCCCAAAAAGATGACCTGGGCCTCGATCGCTTCGCAGCCGGCAAAACCGCAAGTGAACACCATCAGTACCACGGTGAAGAAGAAGGGCCCTGGcatgccaccaccaccaatgaTTCCCGGCAAGCACAATATGGACATTGGCACCTGGGATTCGCCGTCGAAGAATGGTTCGGCCATGGTggcaccgacgccaccgccaatcATTCCACCACCGGTGATCGAACCATCGCCGCTGGCCGAATCGGCTCAACTGAAGTCGGGAGGAGGAGGTCCAGGAGGTGATCGATCGCAACTGCATCACCCATCTCATCACGATTCGCATCGTCAGAACACGGGACCGGCAGGAATGCAAAGCTCTCGTTGGCCAACACTCGGACAGGCACAggttcagcaacaacaacagca cagcactgcAGGCGGATCGATGTCctcgcaacagcagcaacaggcgcCAAACTCGCGAAGCAACAACCACTCGTCGCAGTATCCGCCGCATGCGCCACAGCAACACTCGTTGGGATCGCACAGCTACAATCAGTCGCATCCGCAGGGTCCAGCACATCCTACCAATAGCCATAGCCTGTCTCGAAACCACAGCAACGCAGGATACGGCGGACCTGCCGGTGGATCGGCGATGGGTGATCGCCATATgggcggtggtgttggtaaCAACAGTGGCTACCATCATCACGgtggccagcatcatcatcatggggGTGGTGCGTCGTCGCAGCCACAACAGCGCCATCATATGGATCAACCTAGCGTGGGTTCTTCGTACCACAACCAATCGGGACGTCCGACTGGCGGCCCCCCAAATCATCACGGTGGTCCGGGAGGTAACTATCAATCTCCTCCGGCAACAACCGAACGTGTCCGATATGGATCCGACAGTGTGGACAACAGCAGCTCGACtagcgttggtggtggtgctggtggtagtgGCGTAGGCCTTACACCATCCGTATCCGCCAACTCGTCCGGCCATGCAcgctcgccatcgccgtcgaaCGATGCCGAGCTCGCCAGCAAGCTGCTCCAGTCGCAGATGATACTCGATCAgttgaaaaccaaaaacaactACAACCCTTCTACTTTGGACATTCTGAAAACGGCGGACCTGGCTAG ATTCTTCGTCATCAAATCGTACTCGGAGGACGACATTCACCGTAGCATCAAGTACGAAATCTGGTGCTCGACCGAGCACGGCAACCAGCGGCTGGATCAGGCGTTCCGCGAACGGGAAGAGAAGGACGGTATGGTGTACCTGTTCTTCTCCGTCAACGGCTCGGGGCACTTCTGCGGCGTGGCGCAAATGATGACCGCCGTAGACTACAACTCCAACTCGAGCGTCTGGTCGCAAGACAAGTGGAAGGGCACGTTCAAGGTGCGGTGGATCTACGTAAAGGATGTGCCGAACTCGCACCTGCGTCACATTCGGCTCGAAAACAACGAGAACAAATCGATGACCAACTCGCGCGATACGCAGGAGGTACCGAACGCCAAGGGAATCCAGGCGCTGCAGGTGATCCACAGCTTCGAGCACCAGTCATCGATATTCGATGACTTTCAGCACTACGAAAAGCGCCAACTGGAGGAGGACACGCGCAAACAcgaagcaccaccaccgtcgaacCACTCGTACCACAATCGCCGTGAAAACCAGGGCCAGTACTATGATGGGCCAGGAAAGTATcacggcagcggcggaagtAGTGGCGGGTACGGCAAGTACAATGATCGCGGTGGAGGGGATGACGGTTACGATGGGTACGGTCGCGGAGGTGGCTACCATGGTGGCTCAGGCTATAACAAGGGCGGCAGTAGCAGCTACG GCGGCTACAACAATCGGGGTAACTACAACCATCACGACAAtaacggtggtggccggggtTATCAGAGCTATGACCGCCGTAACAATAACGGCAGCGGTGGaggcggcagcaacaacaacggagaAGATCATCACGACAATGGAGCGGGCAatggtggcggaggcggtggaTATCATTCGCGCGGTGGCTACAACAACCGCCCGAGAGACTTTTACCGCGAGGAACGGCGAGGCCCGAATGACTACGGACGTCCGCGGCCCTCCAACAACGACTACGACGGAGGTCGCGAcagtggcgatggtggtggtatcTACAggagtggcggcggtggtggcgatcgtgatcgtggcTCTTCGAGAGATCACTACAGG GACCGTAACGTGCGCAGTGCGCCGGCCACAAATAATCAACAGCACCGTGGCAGCGGTTCCGGTGGTAGTGCCTCCAATATTTATCGCAACCCAAACTAA
- the LOC131210911 gene encoding mucin-12-like, translating to MDENALIARAKEEREKIFQRYEKGREAGAEIDPWEDPQFEVYHQTDRYGFIHDKRLPRKRDPHEAKATEIEMERVKKWLKMLGKSPIDTLPPTKPIKRALQWEDRAVQAKVRKRVYKGIPEKVRRQVWCKLLNLKEVMANNQDKYREMLLLARQWSTEARQIDSDVNRQFREHIDYRERYSAKQKSLFNVLVAYSMYNSEVGYCQGMSGLAGVLLMYMEEEEAFWALSVLLADKKFAMHGLFIEGFPKLTRFLAHHDKIITKFIPKLKKHFDQYNLDSILYSLKWFFVVFIERIPFSLCLRVWDVYLLDGEKVVTAMAYNILRLHKNRILKLKDMDLILQYIQTKLYEDFGYDDDIVLKNLEQCMEELRKAGLELPPPASEIELPKKPFGVFVEPSTEAKIGRRKQEFTETEKDVTEAVKLKREITEQEIATLSQVATTSGGSSQHLNTVHIPESEDGGSLLGSSRKSLADTSVTSTADLSVLSGGQSQRSHQAFDFYVEDQKVIPSEDEGDGGESSPVSKPTQSSASAKVRYEASVGCSSTAASTKRQTKLRSAASAIGSTSVVERSPSTLQLMTPRAMSPHDVVRIYVPPAPPEEQRMAAGIANGRPSIDRQNGEHDTASNEQHARRHDRSSNGDAGAYEGAVDDDDDDGESQTRRNSEIDLYLQQSAGAPMTGPSAHGSGRYCNEYPSGDFQSVPVAASSVTSSTQHYASNGRSSSSSRRGSMSRKSPAPMLDSEFIIECSHVKNRKYVPDHHSSHNSLVLGGAAVPGGSRNGSESNIHRMTSFEELAKAKLQQHLSGSGSSNSLLRITSDDYQRRTAKLITGAGGMSSLSRMARSEMYDSVDRGQQRCDERIELHAGGDGSIPSRITSRGHKSDYNIQYRNLSPQLGPASPFSDGGTGDGATTEWSSGGGVEYRAFKGSSRQNSANDDSSPFDYDPLLDSGVPSKRYNRFFNNDEEDEEEDEERPGVALEETNGGRNAGAHRARERRDDEDKLLGKSSDDSSTSPPPNGSFRPSQLPQYNRSTPGSQAFTGSQGRQQRPRQRQPHQNGSNTPTSETVPLLPASPTDGSSPGSTFSSRRMHPATGSSTPMAASSSIPVSSAKRKQSADTSSSHRRRGSNASGKHSQQAAMVSPPPSVVNQSRIPVGMKSPTSPPGSLQGSFRSGSKTNQRHTPRLSVETGGGSTTVSPTTADSRLPHYQYGGPTSPEELRSPTLGSFSSGTGSYSSRLGSSRSAHQIQSDANKIRIQINPSQSYTTG from the exons atggacGAGAATGCGCTGATCGCCCGGGCGAAGGAGGAGCGGgagaaaattttccaacgcTACGAAAAGGGCCGGGAAGCAGGCGCCGAGATTGACCCGTGGGAAGATCCACAGTTCGAAGTATATCATCAGACCGATAG GTATGGATTCATACACGACAAACGCCTACCACGAAAGCGCGATCCGCACGAAGCCAAAGCGACGGAGATCGAAATGGAACGGGTAAAGAAGTGGTTGAAGATGCTGGGCAAATCCCCAATAGACACGCTACCACCCACCAAACCCATCAAACGTGCCCTCCAGTGGGAGGATCGTGCGGTACAGGCGAAGGTACGGAAGCGAGTCTACAAGGGCATCCCGGAGAAGGTACGCCGGCAGGTGTGGTGCAAGCTGCTAAACCTCAAGGAGGTTATGGCGAATAACCAGGATAAGTACCGTGAGATGCTACTGTTGGCCCGCCAGTGGAGCACCGAGGCCCGGCAGATTGATTCGGACGTCAATCGGCAATTTCGGGAGCACATCGACTACCGGGAGCGTTACAGTGCGAAGCAGAAAAGCCTCTTCAATGTGCTGGTTGCATACAGCATGTACAATTCCGAG GTTGGCTACTGCCAGGGCATGTCGGGATTGGCCGGAGTGTTGCTGATGTACATGGAGGAGGAAGAAGCATTTTGGGCGCTCAGTGTCCTGCTGGCCGATAAGAAGTTTGCAATGCACGGACTGTTCATTGAAG GCTTCCCCAAGTTGACCCGCTTTCTAGCGCATcacgataaaataataaccaaATTCATACCAAAGCTAAAGAAACACTTCGATCAGTACAATCTCGACTCGATCCTGTACTCGTTGAAGTGGTTCTTCGTAGTTTTCATCGAACGG ATACCATTCAGCTTATGTTTGCGCGTTTGGGATGTGTATCTTCTCGATGGCGAAAAGGTGGTCACTGCCATGGCCTACAATATACTGCGTTTGCATAAGAATCGCATTCTCAAGCTCAAAGATATGGACCTCATACTGCAATACATTCAG ACGAAACTGTACGAGGATTTCGGTTACGATGACGATATTGTGCTCAAAAATCTCGAACAGTGCATGGAAGAGTTGCGGAAGGCCGGTCTGGagctgccgccaccggccagtgAAATAGAGCTGCCGAAGAAACCTTTCGGGGTGTTCGTGGAACCGAGTACCGAGGCCAAG ATCGGTCGACGGAAGCAAGAgttcaccgaaacggaaaaagatgTTACGGAAGCGGTTAAGCTTAA GCGTGAAATTACGGAACAGGAAATTGCCACCCTCAGCCAAGTTGCAACAACATCCGGAGGTTCCAGCCAACATCTTAATACGG TGCACATTCCAGAGTCGGAGGATGGAGGTTCGCTACTGGGCAGTTCACGTAAATCGCTTGCCGACACCTCGGTCACGTCCACCGCCGATCTGAGCgtcctttccggtggccaaagtcAGCGATCGCACCAGGCGTTCGATTTCTACGTCGAAGATCAGAAAGTGATCCCCAGCGAGGACGAAGGTGACGGTGGTGAAAGCAGTCCGGT ATCAAAGCCAACTCAGTCTTCGGCATCCGCGAAGGTACGCTACGAGGCCTCCGTTGGCTGTtcctccaccgccgcctccaCGAAGAGGCAAACGAAGCTTAGAAGTGCCGC TTCTGCCATCGGTTCCACAAGCGTCGTAGAGCGTAGCCCGTCAACGCTGCAACTGATGACACCGCGGGCCATGTCACCGCATGATGTCGTGCGAATCTACGTGcctccagcaccaccggaagagCAGCGAATGGCGGCCGGAATCGCCAACGGTCgaccgtcgatcgatcgacagaACGGTGAACACGACACGGCCTCAAACGAACAGCACGCGCGAcgacacgatcgatcgtcaaACGGCGACGCCGGCGCATACGAAGGGGCggttgacgacgacgacgatgatggcgaatCTCAAACAAGGCGAAATAGTGAAATTGATCTGTACCTGCAGCAATCGGCTGGTGCTCCCATGACCGGACCATCGGCACACGGTAGTGGACGGTACTGCAACGAGTACCCTAGCGGCGACTTCCAAAGCGTACCGGTGGCGGCATCATCAGTCACGTCGTCAACGCAGCATTACGCCTCGAACGGTCGTTCCAGTTCGTCGTCCCGGCGGGGTAGCATGTCGCGCAAATCACCCGCTCCTATGCTGGACAGCGAGTTCATCATCGAGTGTAGTCACGTGAAGAACCGCAAGTACGTTCCGGACCATCACAGTAGCCACAACAGTCTGGTGCTGGGGGGAGCAGCAGTACCTGGCGGAAGCCGGAATGGCTCGGAGAGCAACATCCACCGGATGACCTCGTTCGAAGAGTTGGCCAAAGCaaaactgcagcagcacctgtcgggtagcggcagcagcaacagcctgCTGCGAATCACCTCCGACGATTACCAGCGAAGAACGGCGAAGTTGATCACGGGTGCCGGTGGTATGTCATCGCTGAGCCGGATGGCGCGGAGCGAAATGTACGATTCTGTCGACCGCGGTCAGCAACGGTGCGACGAACGAATCGAGCTGCATGCTGGAGGCGATGGTTCGATTCCGTCTCGCATCACCTCCCGGGGACACAAGAGTGACTATAACATCCAGTATCGCAACCTGTCGCCCCAGTTAGGTCCGGCTTCACCGTTCAGCGACGGTGGCACGGGTGACGGAGCAACGACGGAGTGGAGCAGCGGAGGAGGTGTCGAGTACCGGGCATTCAAGGGCTCGTCCCGACAGAACAGTGCTAACGATGATAGCTCACCCTTCGATTACGATCCACTCCTAGATTCGGGAGTTCCTTCGAAGCGCTACAATCGGTTCTTCAATaacgacgaagaagacgaggaagaggacgaagagaGACCCGGAGTGGCGCTCGAAGAAACCAACGGGGGACGAAATGCTGGAGCGCACCGTGCCCGTGAACGGCGAGACGACGAAGATAAATTGTTGGGTAAATCCTCGGATGATTCATCGACGAGCCCACCGCCAAATGGAAGCTTCCGTCCTTCGCAGTTACCGCAGTACAACCGCAGTACACCCGGCAGCCAGGCGTTTACCGGCAGTCAGGGACGGCAGCAGCGTCCGCGACAGCGTCAACCGCATCAGAACGGAAGCAACACACCGACGAGTGAAACGGTTCCGCTCCTTCCCGCCTCCCCAACGGATGGGTCGTCCCCTGGAAGTACCTTTTCCTCACGCCGAATGCACCCTGCCACTGGTTCTTCCACTCCCATGGCGGCTTCCTCGTCCATTCCCGTTAGCAGCGCAAAGCGCAAGCAATCGGCCGATACTTCGtcgagccaccgccggcgaGGTTCGAACGCATCGGGCAAACATTCGCAGCAAGCCGCCATGGTCTCTCCACCACCGTCCGTTGTCAACCAGTCCCGCATTCCGGTCGGTATGAAATCGCCCACTTCCCCGCCCGGCTCGTTGCAAGGTTCGTTCCGATCCGGTTCGAAAACGAATCAACGACACACTCCGCGTCTCTCCGTTGaaaccggtggtggcagtaCAACAGTGTCCCCAACCACAGCCGACAGCCGGTTGCCGCACTACCAATACGGAGGTCCTACGTCCCCAGAGGAACTGCGTTCGCCCACGTTGGGTTCGTTTTCGTCCGGCACAGGAAGCTACTCGTCGCGGCTTGGATCGTCCCGCTCGGCACACCAGATACAGTCCGACGCGAACAAAATACGTATACAAATCAATCCCTCCCAATCGTACACGACGGGCTAA
- the LOC131208574 gene encoding NADH dehydrogenase [ubiquinone] 1 alpha subcomplex assembly factor 3, producing the protein MNVLHELGQIAQRTLRRTICTTLARRSTYESDGKTSVTILNKEADAGLMINSYSQFGFRLNNEMVVLGPMAIFSRTVLSWNVESYEDINDATLSLFCAIEPKIDVLVVGIGDQTITPAFSRKIIDFMKQYKINVEVLGTEQACATFNFLNAENRVVAAALIPPISIRLTEDDLMRKQISVSKTFEVSDK; encoded by the exons ATGAACGTTTTACACGAATTAGGACAAATTGCGCAGCGAACGCTTCGAAGGACCATCTG CACCACACTCGCACGACGATCCACATATGAAAGCGACGGCAAAACGTCCGTAACGATTCTCAATAAGGAGGCCGACGCCGGGCTGATGATCAACTCGTACAGTCAGTTTGGTTTTAGACTGAACAACGAAATGGTAGTTTTGGGTCCAATGGCGATCTTTTCCCGGACTGTGCTTTCGTGGAATGTGGAAAGCTACGAGGACATAAACGACGCAACGCTCAGCTTGTTCTGTGCCATCGAGCCAAAGATCGACGTTTTGGTGGTTGGTATCGGTGACCAAACCATAACACCGGCCTTTTCGCGCAAAATTATCGACTTCATGAAGCAGTACAAGATCAATGTGGAGGTACTCGGTACCGAGCAGGCTTGTGCTACTTTTAACTTTTTGAACGCCGAAAATCGCGTCGTGGCGGCCGCGCTCATCCCTCCGATCAGCATTCGTCTGACGGAGGACGATCTGATGAGGAAACAGATATCGGTTAGCAAAACGTTCGAAGTGTCCGATAAGTAA